In one Pasteuria penetrans genomic region, the following are encoded:
- a CDS encoding transposase, translating into MIGEQTEEVEQEGQKRLMVRSTSPSGSLQSPFDPDVQCRIKGKQLCRGYVCNLVEARDEVKGLSILTHVNTQGALHSDKDFGVDYISNHAPEDNKTLYFDGGYNCHEVREAAKERTIDIHPTDMLGRKENPSKKRVSGFKRGKDGKIHRCPGGKTPDSSTYQPGEKGKGKIVARFHEGTCGGCKFAEQCAAKPLKRGERVLRTTDQSYSTAEQRDKMEQPGYKEKGNRRAAVEGVCSSMKNRFQAAKMKVRGKTRVARAMMAKGSAYNLSQAVRYLQKKIRKIRIRSPITT; encoded by the coding sequence GTGATAGGAGAGCAGACAGAGGAAGTTGAACAGGAAGGGCAAAAGAGACTCATGGTGCGTTCCACCTCGCCATCAGGCAGTCTGCAAAGCCCCTTTGATCCAGACGTCCAATGTCGTATCAAGGGTAAGCAATTGTGTAGAGGGTATGTTTGTAACCTTGTCGAGGCCCGTGATGAGGTGAAGGGATTGAGTATACTCACCCATGTAAATACCCAAGGGGCACTTCATTCCGATAAGGATTTTGGAGTTGACTATATATCCAACCATGCACCAGAGGACAACAAGACCTTGTATTTCGACGGAGGGTACAACTGCCATGAGGTAAGGGAGGCGGCTAAAGAACGTACTATCGATATACACCCAACTGATATGTTGGGAAGAAAGGAAAATCCCAGTAAAAAAAGGGTAAGCGGGTTCAAGAGGGGAAAGGATGGAAAGATCCATCGGTGTCCTGGTGGCAAGACCCCCGACTCATCCACGTACCAACCCGGAGAGAAGGGCAAGGGTAAGATAGTGGCCCGCTTCCATGAGGGGACTTGCGGGGGATGTAAATTTGCCGAGCAATGTGCAGCCAAACCTCTGAAGAGGGGGGAAAGGGTCCTGCGCACCACAGATCAGTCCTATTCAACGGCGGAACAACGAGACAAAATGGAGCAACCGGGGTACAAAGAGAAGGGTAATCGTCGTGCGGCTGTGGAGGGGGTTTGTTCTTCTATGAAGAACCGTTTTCAGGCGGCCAAAATGAAGGTGCGTGGTAAGACGAGGGTGGCACGGGCCATGATGGCAAAAGGATCTGCTTATAATTTATCCCAGGCCGTTCGTTATCTTCAAAAGAAGATCAGGAAGATAAGGATAAGATCACCCATAACTACATAG
- a CDS encoding IS256 family transposase: MNHTTYTALPAPICDKKMENDLLERVQYLQKSGLSYEKAVQTVGHSILHDKNWGNSTIGKAWTWLANYERDQYLGRKKYQRDNGGRCTIIRNGYRKHVLDTHRGPITFFIPRLRDVKFQSVLADPYFRYDPYLLEKIVSLRISGMSLEVIAGQTKWIFGKRIPRSTLSQRLISQYDSHLDAWNLRSLQNQYSALQADATYLRIRGGKGKKIAIYIVMGRRWDGVWEILYVGYGPPETLDTWNQVFKNLRSRGLSSVPLIVTDAHPGLKTAVRVHYPASDWQRCIAHFFRNLRDAAEEDSFPPEILFDRMRKEVLESPDCETAYAVGMRICEDYKDVAPKTVKVLRKGLRDITIHLGHDLTHQKSNRSTNILENLNGNLKRITNKARCYPDDRAAYRISTLFRLRDHQKRQETTDQRIA, translated from the coding sequence ATGAACCACACTACTTATACCGCCTTACCGGCCCCTATTTGTGATAAAAAAATGGAGAACGATCTCCTAGAGCGGGTACAATATTTGCAAAAATCAGGATTATCATACGAGAAAGCCGTTCAAACTGTCGGGCATTCTATTCTGCATGATAAAAACTGGGGAAATTCCACCATTGGAAAAGCTTGGACATGGTTGGCCAACTATGAAAGAGATCAATATCTGGGGCGAAAAAAGTATCAAAGAGACAACGGAGGACGCTGTACAATCATCAGAAATGGATATAGAAAACATGTTTTAGATACCCATAGGGGTCCCATTACCTTTTTCATTCCACGATTACGAGACGTCAAGTTCCAGTCCGTTCTAGCCGATCCCTATTTCCGTTATGATCCCTACTTGCTGGAAAAGATCGTTTCCCTTCGAATCAGCGGTATGTCCCTGGAGGTCATCGCGGGGCAAACAAAGTGGATCTTCGGCAAGAGGATTCCCCGTTCCACCCTCTCCCAACGTCTTATTTCCCAGTATGATAGCCACCTAGACGCGTGGAATCTCCGTTCCCTACAGAACCAGTATTCCGCTCTTCAGGCCGATGCTACTTATCTCAGGATCCGGGGGGGCAAAGGGAAAAAAATAGCCATTTACATAGTAATGGGACGTAGGTGGGACGGTGTATGGGAAATTCTTTACGTTGGATACGGTCCACCTGAAACGTTGGACACCTGGAACCAGGTTTTCAAAAATCTCCGTTCGCGGGGTTTATCATCGGTTCCTTTGATCGTTACCGATGCTCACCCTGGCCTCAAAACGGCTGTTCGTGTCCATTACCCCGCATCGGATTGGCAACGATGTATTGCCCATTTCTTTAGAAACCTGCGGGATGCCGCTGAGGAGGACTCTTTTCCCCCAGAGATACTCTTTGATAGGATGCGCAAAGAGGTTCTGGAATCCCCGGATTGTGAAACGGCCTATGCAGTTGGCATGAGGATCTGCGAGGATTATAAAGACGTGGCCCCGAAAACGGTAAAAGTATTGCGAAAGGGCCTGCGAGATATCACCATCCACCTTGGACACGACCTTACCCATCAGAAGTCGAATCGGAGTACAAACATCCTGGAGAATTTAAACGGGAATTTAAAACGCATTACGAACAAAGCTCGCTGCTATCCTGATGACAGGGCTGCTTATCGGATATCCACCCTCTTCCGTCTCCGTGATCACCAAAAACGGCAGGAAACAACGGACCAGAGGATAGCATGA
- a CDS encoding transposase, whose product MSYPIDDISNFPDLHGKLERKKRREQVRKKKPNLSEQPWEDHEGIGAEEKSRLLMLQTLATTVYGFPNEEKSSRTRVIDHHVSILCCFVMAIWNLQSERELINIINGNKMIRDIIGITKGFSRSLYDKNIKKCIARNGETIIFNLLELLSEEDQKVILSEIKEKYLFLDQVIVSTSRRAKDTATLRNYKGFHRGIGVTVVATMDGRIPLVLAMGPANLGEVEASCLLIPEISTLGCRGLVADSAYDVHDLFELCKQHGLKLLAGYNKRRAKTPNSITSPLRKENFYRLQTKGCKELMKKRSSGEHCFTILKHTMGLDKHRPTSYNQAFMLIVSYMMTICFDSMIQKKNNINIRKSPGRRFYQQIS is encoded by the coding sequence ATGTCCTATCCCATAGACGATATAAGTAATTTTCCAGATCTTCATGGGAAATTAGAAAGAAAAAAGAGAAGAGAACAGGTGAGGAAAAAGAAACCCAATCTTTCAGAACAGCCTTGGGAAGATCATGAGGGCATAGGGGCAGAAGAAAAAAGCCGACTGCTTATGCTGCAGACATTAGCTACCACGGTCTACGGTTTCCCGAATGAGGAGAAGTCAAGCCGTACCCGTGTGATCGATCACCATGTGTCGATATTGTGCTGTTTCGTTATGGCTATTTGGAATTTACAAAGTGAAAGGGAATTAATAAATATTATAAATGGAAATAAAATGATAAGAGATATTATAGGGATTACGAAAGGGTTTAGTCGATCATTATATGATAAAAACATTAAAAAATGTATTGCAAGAAACGGAGAAACAATAATTTTTAACCTATTAGAACTTCTTAGTGAAGAAGATCAGAAGGTTATATTGTCGGAAATAAAGGAAAAATATCTTTTCTTGGATCAAGTGATTGTGTCGACAAGCAGACGGGCGAAAGATACGGCCACCCTTCGGAACTATAAGGGCTTTCACAGGGGAATAGGAGTAACCGTGGTGGCAACCATGGACGGCAGAATACCGTTGGTATTGGCCATGGGCCCCGCAAATTTAGGCGAGGTTGAAGCGTCCTGTTTACTGATCCCCGAGATATCAACCTTAGGATGTAGGGGCCTAGTAGCAGACAGTGCTTACGACGTACATGATCTGTTCGAATTATGTAAACAACACGGTTTGAAATTACTGGCTGGATATAATAAGAGAAGAGCCAAAACACCGAACTCCATCACCAGTCCACTGCGAAAGGAGAATTTTTATCGACTACAAACAAAGGGATGTAAAGAGTTAATGAAAAAACGTTCATCAGGAGAGCATTGTTTCACAATACTAAAGCATACAATGGGGCTAGATAAACATAGACCAACGTCATATAATCAGGCATTCATGCTAATTGTCTCATATATGATGACTATATGTTTTGATAGTATGATTCAGAAAAAGAATAACATAAACATAAGAAAGTCCCCGGGTAGACGTTTTTACCAGCAGATTTCCTGA
- a CDS encoding transposase: MVSGYCTIEQSNLEGVEEWIECFADKWRWCSTKEEIKLATLCEYYEKHASWYKETYADYHNTIGQPCKDILFTIILESIKETFGWTDRELIERIPREGVFFEALGGKKGKPLIGRRTLYEGRKRLLAYEEKTKCNVTQDSFQHFTTFQKSIVGMTSTCRRMDSTLINSNIRKLTRNDVIYLVAKNVVCISAELLIPLPAEWGVFLEKGCKLTDIDSRQSLGYQPPLPPKKGATARDHRTAELIGVCLAVREQVSHYDNIRSTKEYALLERVIWEQTEEDEQGNLRMLSKVRSGSLQSPYDPDAQYRKKNKQECWGYSGQIVEDRDGEKGVSLISFFDMKGSLHPDTAFAKEYIETWVPHDGMRLCADGGYYSHEISELAQSKGISLCFTNMTGRRENPDKLRASTFVRDKRTKEITRCVANKEPENSQYKPGRKPGSGTSVAYFKGEDCKKCPFADQCIGKLNKTGGRTIRLTDRTYSAAEQRDQLEETKYREAGNSRAAIEGVCSALKNAYGARRLKVRGERRARLTMFAKCVAYNTSQVSEYIVKFIRIIRREAIS, from the coding sequence ATGGTCTCAGGGTATTGTACCATAGAACAGTCGAACTTGGAAGGGGTAGAGGAATGGATTGAATGCTTCGCGGATAAGTGGCGCTGGTGTTCCACCAAGGAAGAAATTAAACTTGCAACCCTTTGCGAGTATTATGAGAAACATGCTTCATGGTACAAGGAAACATATGCCGATTATCATAATACTATCGGTCAACCCTGCAAGGATATCCTTTTTACCATAATCCTGGAGTCCATTAAAGAAACCTTTGGGTGGACAGACAGGGAATTGATCGAACGTATTCCACGGGAAGGAGTGTTCTTTGAAGCTCTGGGGGGCAAAAAAGGAAAGCCCCTTATAGGTAGGAGAACATTATACGAAGGCAGAAAACGGTTGTTGGCATACGAGGAGAAAACAAAATGCAATGTTACACAGGACTCCTTTCAGCACTTCACCACCTTCCAAAAGTCAATAGTAGGTATGACATCCACCTGCCGTAGAATGGATAGCACGCTAATCAACAGCAACATAAGGAAATTGACCCGTAATGACGTGATCTATCTGGTGGCGAAAAATGTGGTTTGTATCTCGGCTGAACTCCTGATTCCCCTCCCCGCGGAGTGGGGGGTTTTTCTGGAGAAGGGGTGTAAACTAACAGACATCGATAGTCGGCAATCATTGGGCTATCAGCCTCCCCTTCCCCCAAAAAAAGGGGCAACAGCAAGGGATCATAGGACTGCAGAGCTAATTGGGGTTTGCTTGGCTGTAAGGGAACAGGTCTCCCACTATGACAACATCAGATCAACCAAGGAGTATGCATTGCTGGAAAGGGTGATCTGGGAACAAACTGAGGAGGATGAACAAGGAAATCTCAGGATGCTCTCCAAGGTGCGTTCTGGTAGTCTACAAAGCCCTTATGATCCTGATGCTCAGTACAGGAAGAAGAACAAACAGGAATGTTGGGGATATTCCGGACAAATCGTAGAGGATCGTGATGGAGAGAAGGGAGTAAGCCTAATTTCCTTCTTTGATATGAAAGGTTCCCTTCATCCAGATACGGCCTTTGCGAAGGAGTACATAGAAACATGGGTTCCCCATGATGGAATGCGGTTGTGTGCCGATGGGGGGTACTACAGCCATGAGATAAGCGAACTTGCCCAATCAAAGGGTATTTCGCTATGCTTCACCAATATGACGGGCCGAAGGGAGAACCCCGATAAATTGAGGGCAAGCACGTTTGTGCGAGACAAAAGAACAAAGGAAATTACACGGTGCGTGGCAAACAAGGAACCCGAGAACAGCCAGTACAAACCAGGGAGAAAACCAGGGAGCGGGACCAGTGTGGCTTATTTCAAAGGGGAGGATTGCAAGAAGTGCCCCTTTGCGGATCAGTGCATTGGCAAACTCAACAAAACAGGGGGAAGAACCATAAGATTAACCGACCGAACGTACTCGGCGGCGGAGCAAAGAGATCAATTGGAGGAGACAAAATATAGGGAAGCAGGGAACAGTCGTGCGGCCATTGAGGGCGTTTGCTCCGCACTAAAAAATGCTTACGGAGCTCGCCGACTTAAGGTGCGTGGTGAACGAAGAGCTAGGTTGACAATGTTCGCAAAGTGTGTAGCGTATAACACATCTCAAGTCTCCGAATATATAGTAAAATTTATAAGAATAATAAGGAGAGAAGCCATATCGTGA